Proteins encoded within one genomic window of Strix uralensis isolate ZFMK-TIS-50842 chromosome 32, bStrUra1, whole genome shotgun sequence:
- the TTC24 gene encoding tetratricopeptide repeat protein 24, producing the protein MASEDAANPGAQPAAPALGKKSRKKGKKNPEASEDAQEGGDEAAGRAAEIEGLTRAGRRALALGDARGAVGSFRKAFVLSGGAASPQLRRACAFNLGAAYVETGKPEKGLEFLLQSQPSEEERGEHWGDLYFNIGAAHEGLRDFPKVLERFGKAVGQDRAAQAGGRAGTRVQMGCCYLGMREPARAAWCFLDAARAYAAAASPEAAAVALSRASGSMLQSRRFRAAEITGVLAQCRSLCDSIPDPALRGKLYHDIGLGYSQLRIFSLAAESFERALALRGGDLDRRGEAALLQNLGAAHNALRSFGTALGWHRRAAALHSALGNRRAQGQCFGNLAYACSWLGNHEAAAENYLHALQAFRDAGDVEGQWQACEGLGAACFHLGDPQKAIRHYKEALILLSHCQDTPRAARERVVHRLTDAIQHQLCLHGRLSRGGGWMPTPAPQDPGRLRVCSALPHASGTRLRGSEVSFGGKARPRNEPVPGAHPGRSEERHPLPARHRSPVTHV; encoded by the exons ATGGCTTCAGAGGACGCTGCTAACCCGGGAGCTCAGCCCGCGGCCCCCGCGCTCGGGAAAAAGAGCcggaaaaaagggaagaaaaaccccGAGGCCAGCGAAGATGCCCAGGAGGGAGGGGacgaggcggcggggcgggcggctgaGATCGAGGGGCTCACGCGAGCCGGACGCCGGGCGCTGGCGCTGGGCGATgcgcggggggcggtggggtCCTTCAGGAAGGCGTTTGTCCTCTCGGGGGGCGCGGCAAGTCCCCAGCTCCGCAGGGCTTGTGCCTTCAACCTGGGGGCTGCCTACGTGGAGACCGGGAAGCCCGAAAAGGGTCTTGAGTTCCTCCTCCAGTCGCAGCCCTCGGAGGAGGAGCGCGGGGAGCACTGGGGGGACCTTTATTTCAACATCGGGGCGGCTCACGAAGGGCTCCGGGATTTTCCGAAGGTTTTGGAGCGTTTTGGCAAAGCCGTGGGCCAGGACCGCGCGGCGCAGGCCGGTGGCCGCGCGGGGACCCGCGTGCAGATGGGCTGCTGCTACCTGGGGATGCGGGAGCCGGCGCGAGCCGCGTGGTGCTTCCTGGACGCCGCCCGGGCCTACGCGGCGGCCGCCAGCCCCGAGGCTGCCGCGGTGGCTCTGAGCAGGGCGAGCGGCTCCATGCTGCAGAGCCGACGGTTCCGGGCGGCGGAGATCACGGGGGTCCTCGCCCAGTGCCGCTCGCTCTGCGACAGCATCCCCGACCCAGCCCTGCGAG GGAAACTCTACCATGACATCGGCCTCGGCTACTCCCAGCTCCGCATCTTCTCCCTGGCTGCCGAGAGCTTCGAGCGGGCCCTCGCCCTGCGCGGCGGCGACCTGGATCGGCGCGGGGAGGCTGCGCTGCTGCAGAACCTGGGTGCTGCCCACAACGCCCTGCGCAGCTTCGGCACGGCCCTGGGCTGGCACCGGCGAGCGGCGGCGCTGCACA GCGCTCTGGGGAACCGGAGGGCGCAGGGCCAATGCTTCGGGAACCTGGCGTACGCCTGCAGCTGGCTGGGGAACCACGAGGCTGCCGCAGAGAACTACCTTCACGCCCTGCAAGCCTTCCGGGACGCGG GGGACGTGGAGGGGCAGTGGCAAGCGTgcgaggggctgggagcagcctgctTCCACCTGGGAGACCCCCAGAAAGCCATCAGGCACTACAAGGAGGCCCTGATTTTGCTTTCCCACTGCCAG GACACCCCCAGAGCTGCCCGCGAGCGCGTCGTGCACAGGCTCACCGACGCCAtccagcaccagctctgcctccatGGCCGCCTCTCCCGTGGGGGTGGCTGGatgcccaccccagccccg CAGGACCCTGGCCGGCTGCGGGTTTGCTCCGCGCTGCCCCACGCCAGCGGGACACGGCTCCGGGGGAGCGAGGT GTCCTTTGGGGGAAAAGCCCGGCCTAGGAACGAGCCTGTGCCAGGAGCACATCCTGGGCGTTCGG AGGAGCGGCACCCACTGCCGGCCCGGCACCGGAGCCCCGTGACCCACGTG
- the NAXE gene encoding NAD(P)H-hydrate epimerase — MPGPRALLGLGLGLLVAAGGARAGGRCRGWERSWERSWERARCRPHRAMQGPSAGPGPRGLRFLGQEEAQAIDQELFTEYKFSVDQLMELAGLSCATAIAKAYPASSFTTSQPAVLVVCGPGNNGGDGLVCARHLKMFGYEPTVYYPKRPNKPLFEGLTTQCQKMDIPFLPEFPAEAPLIDELYGLVVDAIFGFSFKGAVREPFGSILSTLERITVPIASIDIPSGWDVEKGKADGLQPDMLISLTAPKKAAMYFGGRYHFLGGRFVPTALQEKYALNLPPYPETDCVLQLT, encoded by the exons atgccggggccgcgggcgctgctggggctggggctggggctgctggtggccgcggggggggcgcgggcgggcgggcgctgccggggctgggAGCGGAGCTGGGAGCGGAGCTGGGAGCGGGCCCGGTGCCGCCCCCACCGCGCCATGCAGGGGCCcagcgccgggcccggcccgcgggggcTCCGCTTCCTCGG gcaggaggaggctcaGGCCATCGACCAGGAGCTCTTCACCGAGTACAAGTTCAGCGTGGACCAGCTGATGGAGCTGGCGGGGCTGAGCTGCGCCACCGCCATCGCCAAG GCCTACCCCGCCAGCTCCTTCACCACTAGCCAGCCCGCCGTGCTGGTCGTGTGTGGGCCGGGCAACAACGGCGGCGACGGCTTGGTCTGCGCCCGGCACCTGAAAATGTTT GGCTACGAACCGACCGTGTATTACCCCAAGCGCCCCAACAAGCCCCTGTTTGAAGGTTTGACCACCCAGTGCCAGAAGATGGACATCCCCTTCCTCCCCGAGTTCCCGGCTGAG GCCCCACTCATCGATGAGCTCTACGGCCTGGTGGTAGACGCCATTTTCGGGTTCAGCTTCAAGGGAGCGGTGCGGGAGCCCTTCGGCAGCATCCTCAGCACCCTCGAGCGCATCACGGTGCCCATCGCCAGCATCGACATCCCCTCGG GCTGGGACGTGGAGAAGGGGAAGGCGGATGGTCTCCAGCCCGACATGCTCATCTCTCTCACGGCACCCAAGAAGGCAGCGATGTATTTCGGGGGCCGCTACCACTTCCTCGGGGGCAGGTTTGTGCCCACCGCGCTCCAGGAAAAATACGCCCTAAACCTGCCACCGTACCCCGAGACAGACTGTGTCCTGCAGCTGACCTAg